GGATCGGTCCGATCGCCACGGTCATCGCTGCTCCTTCCGATTTCGGCGTCTCCCGAGATCGTCGCCGACCCGACCAGTCAACGCAACCGGGCCGGTGGCTGCAACCGCGGGCCTCAGCCCTGTGGAAAGGCCGGCAGCGCGGCGTCGCACAGCCACGGCCGCAGCAGCTCCGCGACATCCGTGCCGGTGCGCTGCGAGGCGATGCCGAGGAAGTCCTCGGTGGTGACCGACTCCCCCGCATGTGTGGCGACCCAGCCGCGCAGCACGTCGAAGAAGGCGTCGTCGCCGACGGCGAGGCGCAGGGCGTGCAGCGCGAGGGCGCCGCGCTTGTAGACCCGGTCGTCGAACATCAGCTCCGCGCCCGGGTCGGCGAGGACCAGGTCCTGGTCCAGCCCGGCGAGGCGCTCGTGGTGGTGGCGGGCCCACCCGTCGCAGGTGCGCGGGCCGCCGCTCTCCTCGGACCACAGCCACTCGGCGTAGCACGCGAATCCCTCGTGCAGCCAGATGTCCTGCCAGTGGCGCAGGGTGACGGCGTTGCCGTACCACTGGTGGGCGAGCTCATGGGCGATCAGCCGCACCTGCGACCAGTCGGACGAGCAGAAGTTGCGGCCGAAGGTCGACAGGCTCTGGCTCTCGAGGGGGATCTCGAGGTCGTCGTCGGTGACCACGGCGGCGTAGGCGTCGAAGGGGTAGGCACCGAAGATCCGCTCGAAGAACTCCAGCATCGCCGGCTGCTGGTCGAAGGAGCCGGCGAGGTCGGCGTCGGGCGGCGCGAAGGTGCGGGTGCGCGGGTCGTGCTCGGTGGTGACGTAGCGTCCGATCTGGACGGTGGCGAGATAGGTCGCCATCGGCCGGTCCATGGCGTAGGTCCAGCTCTCCGCGCCGGCGCGGCGCCGGTGGGCGGCGAGGGCACCGTTGGCGACCACGACGTAGCCGGCGGGCGCGGCCACCGTGATGCGGTAGGTCGCCTTGTCGTCGGGGCGGTCGTTGCACGGGAACCAGGTGGGCGCGCCGTGCGGCTGAGCCGCGACGATGACGCCGTCCTCGAGCTCCTCCCAGCCGGCGTCGCCGTGGTGACGGTCGACGACCGGCCGCGGGGAGCCACCGTAGACCACCGTCAGCCGCAGCTCGGAGCCGGCGGCGACCGGGCGGTCGAGCTGCAGGACCAGCCGGTGGCCGCGCGCCGACCACTTCTTGACCCGCGGCGCCGGCCGGGGGCCGCCATCGTCGGGGTCACCTCCGTCGAGGCGCAGCTTGGTGGCCCGCAGGTGGGCGAGGTCGAGGACCAGCCGCGCGGTCTCCGCGCGGACCACCAGCTCCAGGTGCGCGGTGCCGCTCAGCCGGTTGCCGTCGGGGACGTAGGCGAGGTCGAGGTCGTAGTGCCGCACGGCGTACGACGGGTCGCCGTGGCCGGGCAGGTACGGGTCGGCGGTGGGCAGCTGGGGCACGGGCCGGATCCTCAGTCGGCCCACGGACCGATGGGATTGCCGATCCAGCGCGTCTTGTCCGGCACGGACTCCCCCCTCATCACCAACGACACCGGGCCGACCGTAGCGTGCCGGCCCAACGACGCAGCGGGCAGCACCACCGAGTTGGGGCCCACCGTGGCGCCGCGATGCAGCCGGACCGTGTCGGTGGCGAGCAGCCGGTCGTGGAAGAGATGGGTCTGCACGACACTGCCCTGGTTGACGACCGAGCCGTCGCCGAGCTCGACCAGGTCCGGCTCGGGCAGCCAGTACGACTCGCACCACACTCCGCGGCCGACCCGCGCACCCATCGCGCGGAACCACACGGCGATGAGCGGCGATCCGGTCGCCAGCCCCGCGAACCAGGGAGTCGCGACCACCTCGACGAAGGTGTCGGCGAGCTCGTTGCGCCACACGAACGAGCTCCACAGGGGATGGGAGCCCGCGCGGACCCGGCCGACGAGGAGCCACTTGGCGAGCACGGCGACCAGCCCGGCGAGCAGTCCCGCACCCCACAGCAGCACCGGTACGGCGAGCAGGCCGGCCAGCGCGCCGTACCGGACCCACACGGCGAGAGTGCCGAGGACGACGATCAGGTGCAGGCACACGGCCAGGGTGACCGGCAGCAGCCGGGCGACCTCCCAGCAGGCCCGGGCCGCCTTGAGCCGGGTCGGCGGGGCGTAGGTGCGCTCGTCGGCGGAGCCCTGGGCGGCACGGCGCAGCGGCGCGGGCGGGCTGCCGAGCCAGGACTCGCCGGCCTTCACCGTGCCGCGGGCCGGAGCCGCCGAGAGGACCGCGACCAGCGAGCGCTTGGGCACCTTGCGGCCGGGCGCCGCCATCGCGGAGTTGCCGACGAAGGCCCGCTTGCCGACCTTGACCCGCTCGGCGCGCAGCCAGCCGCCGCCGAGCTCGTAGCCGCCGATCAGGGTGTCGTCCGCGAGGAACGCCTGGTCGCTGACACTCACCAGCGACGGGATCATCAGTGCCGTCGAGGCCTCGACGTCCTTGCCGATCCGCGCGCCGAGCAGACGCAGCCACCCGGGCGTGAGCTGCGAGCTGTAGAGCGGGAACAGCCAGGTCCGGGCCTCGTCGAGCACCCGGATCGTCGACCACACGCACAGCGCCGGCCCGCTCTGCAGCGGGTGGGCGCCGGCCCGCACCCCGCGCGCGAGGAGCCGGACGGCGCCGAGGATCAGCGCGGCCAGCACGACGAAGCCGGCCACCACGCCCGGCACCAGCCAGGGTGCGAGCGCCGCGACCAGATCGCCGACGCCGGTGGTGGCGTCGACGTCGGCCAGCAGCAGCACGGGGATCGCCACGCCCAGTACCGCGAGCGCGGGCAGGCAGGAGAGGAGACCGGCCACGGCGGCGTACCCCACCGCCCAACGCCGCAGCGACCGGCGCGACGCGGGCGGACGCTCGGCCCACGGGCCCCGCGCCGCGGAGCTCATCCGCACCGCGGGCGCCCCCGACCAGAACTCTCCCACCGGGACCTCGCCGAAGACGGCCGACCCCGGCGCGACCTCGGCGTCGTCGCCGACGACCGCGCCCGGGCACAGCATCGACCGGGTGCCGACCCGGGCGCGACGACCCACCCGGATCCCGCCGACGTGCAGCGTGTCACCGTCGATCCAGTAGCCGGTCAGGTCGACCTCGGGCTCGATCGACGCGCCTTTCCCGACGGTGAGATGACCGGTGACGGGCGGCAGCGAGTGCAGGTCGGCACCGCGGGCCACCTTGGCGCCGAGGAGCCGGGCGTACCAGGTGATGTACGGCGCCCCGGCCAGCCGGGTCGCGCCCAGCTCGTCGGCGATCCGCTCGGCCGTCCAGATCCGCAGGTGCACCTTGCCGCCGCGCGGGTAGGCGCCGGGCCGGACGCCCGCCAGGACGACCCGGGCCAGCTTCGCCGCCACGAGCATCCGGCCGGGCGGGCTGACGAAGAGGACGAGCAGCAGCGCCAGCACCCACCACGGCACGGCAGGCAGCCAGGCGACGTCGAGAAGGTCGTGCCCGAGCCGGGCGAGGGTCAGGATGGCCGCGATCCAGCGCGGCGCCGCCAGCGCCCGCAGCAGCGGGACGGCGAGCACCTGGCCGATCTGGGTCTTGCGCGGGATCGGCTTCACCTTGCGGCTCTGCTCGGTCAGGGCGCTCGGCTCCAGGGAGTCGAGGAAGCCCGTCAGGCCGCCGACCGTCGGGTGCTCGTAGAGGTCGGCGACCGTCAGCTCGGCGTGCTCGGCACGCAGGAGGGTGACCACCTGCGCGGCGGTGAGGCTGCCGCCGCCGAGGTCGAAGAAGTCCGCCCCCGGTCCGTCGGGCGCGGCCCCGATGACCCGCTGCCAGATCTCCGCGATCCGGGCGGCGGTGCCGTGCAGCCCCGCGTCGGCGGGGTCCGCGGCCGCCAGCGGCCACGGGAGCGCGTCGCGGTCGACCTTGCCGGAGGTCCGGGTCGGGATGTCCTCGACGACGGCCAGGCGCGGCACCAGCGCGGCGGGCATGGT
This region of Nocardioides sp. L-11A genomic DNA includes:
- a CDS encoding M1 family metallopeptidase; its protein translation is MPQLPTADPYLPGHGDPSYAVRHYDLDLAYVPDGNRLSGTAHLELVVRAETARLVLDLAHLRATKLRLDGGDPDDGGPRPAPRVKKWSARGHRLVLQLDRPVAAGSELRLTVVYGGSPRPVVDRHHGDAGWEELEDGVIVAAQPHGAPTWFPCNDRPDDKATYRITVAAPAGYVVVANGALAAHRRRAGAESWTYAMDRPMATYLATVQIGRYVTTEHDPRTRTFAPPDADLAGSFDQQPAMLEFFERIFGAYPFDAYAAVVTDDDLEIPLESQSLSTFGRNFCSSDWSQVRLIAHELAHQWYGNAVTLRHWQDIWLHEGFACYAEWLWSEESGGPRTCDGWARHHHERLAGLDQDLVLADPGAELMFDDRVYKRGALALHALRLAVGDDAFFDVLRGWVATHAGESVTTEDFLGIASQRTGTDVAELLRPWLCDAALPAFPQG
- a CDS encoding amino acid adenylation domain-containing protein produces the protein MNPLLRGAEAPAPRTLVEVLRRTTADHPDAMALDSGNDTVTYAEFAEAAAAVAADLAELGIGAGDRVGVRLPSGTTDLYVAIMGILFAGAAYVPVDADDPEERARLVFGEARVAAIVGAGLVIEARRDAAPRDRRDPGPDDDAWVIFTSGSTGTPKGVAVTHRNAAAFVDAEAGMFLQDVPLGPDDRVMAGLSVAFDASCEEMWLAWRYGACLVPAPRALVRSGVDVGPWLTANDITVVSTVPTLVSLWPDDALERVRLLILGGEALPPELAGRLVREGREVWNTYGPTEATVVACGALVEADGPVRIGLPLAGWDLVVVDPTTGEPVDEGERGELIIGGVGLARYLDPAKDAEKYAPMPTLGWERAYRSGDIVVNDPAGLLFAGRADDQVKVGGRRIELGEVDSALLALPGVSAAAAAVRRTSTGNQLLVGYVATTADYDGAAATAHLRATMPAALVPRLAVVEDIPTRTSGKVDRDALPWPLAAADPADAGLHGTAARIAEIWQRVIGAAPDGPGADFFDLGGGSLTAAQVVTLLRAEHAELTVADLYEHPTVGGLTGFLDSLEPSALTEQSRKVKPIPRKTQIGQVLAVPLLRALAAPRWIAAILTLARLGHDLLDVAWLPAVPWWVLALLLVLFVSPPGRMLVAAKLARVVLAGVRPGAYPRGGKVHLRIWTAERIADELGATRLAGAPYITWYARLLGAKVARGADLHSLPPVTGHLTVGKGASIEPEVDLTGYWIDGDTLHVGGIRVGRRARVGTRSMLCPGAVVGDDAEVAPGSAVFGEVPVGEFWSGAPAVRMSSAARGPWAERPPASRRSLRRWAVGYAAVAGLLSCLPALAVLGVAIPVLLLADVDATTGVGDLVAALAPWLVPGVVAGFVVLAALILGAVRLLARGVRAGAHPLQSGPALCVWSTIRVLDEARTWLFPLYSSQLTPGWLRLLGARIGKDVEASTALMIPSLVSVSDQAFLADDTLIGGYELGGGWLRAERVKVGKRAFVGNSAMAAPGRKVPKRSLVAVLSAAPARGTVKAGESWLGSPPAPLRRAAQGSADERTYAPPTRLKAARACWEVARLLPVTLAVCLHLIVVLGTLAVWVRYGALAGLLAVPVLLWGAGLLAGLVAVLAKWLLVGRVRAGSHPLWSSFVWRNELADTFVEVVATPWFAGLATGSPLIAVWFRAMGARVGRGVWCESYWLPEPDLVELGDGSVVNQGSVVQTHLFHDRLLATDTVRLHRGATVGPNSVVLPAASLGRHATVGPVSLVMRGESVPDKTRWIGNPIGPWAD